A region of the Columba livia isolate bColLiv1 breed racing homer chromosome 23, bColLiv1.pat.W.v2, whole genome shotgun sequence genome:
aggaacagaaagaCTGGTCATCAGAAGATTTCTCCCCCTAAGGCTTAACTCAGGAGACATAATTTCCTATGGGCTCAGGAGCTTTTTGTCTTCTTGAGGTACTGTGGTTTTGTGGTTAATGACTTGCTTGCCcctgagaagcagaaatgtaCTGTGCTATGCTCAAGTTGTCCTGGAGTAACTGCATGATCTCTGAAAGTGTCAGGGGCCTGAGCTCTGCCTGTGGAGTTCCACACTAGGCAAGGAATTCAGACTTTCCATGGAACTATATCTGGGCCTGAATGTCTGTCCTTCTCTTGTTGTAGGGCactgcttgctttgccctgacTGATTCTTCACTTTCCAGTTCTGCTTCTCTAAATATTGGATCatacactttggaaaagaaTAGAGGAATGGAGGTATGGGGTCTATGAACAACAGACTTCACCCTTCCTTGTGAGACTTGAGAATCTGACAAGGCACTGTGTGTCCCAGCAATGCTTACTTTGAACTCTAGGTCACACCTTTCCTCCAGACATGAACCCACAAGTCCAGCCCTTTGAACTGGAGCTCAACAGCCTCCCCTCCCAACCAAAAACCAGGAGATCAAACTCCAGTCCCCTGGTGTTCTCTAGACTGTGGGATTCCAGCCTCTGCCCAGATGTGGGATTGAACAACAGAGCTGTATCCACAACAGGCAACTTTCTTCTTCTGCGGCTCTTGGGAATGTAGAGTTTCTTCAGTTTGCAATTCTATAGAAAGCAATGTCTTATTCTGCTTCGGCACATCTTTGTCATGCCTAAAGAAAATGCCTGCCCTGAAAAAAACAGGGGTCCCAAGCAGTGACAGCATAAATTCACTTCCTCTGATGGCATCAGAGGGCCAAAATACCCCCACTATTGTAAGTTATGGCAACCAGTTTATGCCGGATGAAGTTTTGATCCTGCTTTACTAGAGGAGCAGGTGGTAGACGACAATAAAGATTACCTTACAGATCTCTGACAAACATTTCCTGTCACTAAATGTCAGGTTCTTACAAAACTCATTCTGTACATGGTAATTTCAGGGTGCATTCATTTTTGAATTGTCTAACTGGCTACATCCTTGCAAGATGAATCATCCCCAGGGCTCACTGTGGAGAGCTAATAACACACACCCATAGTGCCTGTTTGCCATAATTCAAAACCTGTGTGAAGAACTCAGACTGTGTGGttgggaagaggagggaaggcTCCAAATGCCATTCTGTCAGTTCTCCCAGGATTAACTGGCTTTGCTCCTGTGCTGGTGCAGCCACCCATGCTCCAAGGTGTGGGCCATAGCCTTTGTGCTGCCTGGGGAGAGACATCTGATGCTGGTTATCTGGCTGGGACAGCACTGGCCTGCTCTTCTGCCCTTGCTAGCAGAGAAAACTGCTGGGAAACAAGAGTTTTAGggccagctcccagctcccctGGGCACTGTTAGCAACTGAATGCCCACTGTTAAAAAGTGCAAAGAGGCACTGGGCagccctcactggctgctccaAAAtgagtttgttgtttttttttttttttgtcaggggGTTTATTATaaattaagagaaagaaagaaaagaaagaaaagaaagaaaagaaagaaaaggaaaggaaaagaaagaaaggaaaggaaaggaaaggaaaggaaaggaaaggaaaggaaaggaaaggaaaggaaaggaaaggaaaggaaaggaaaggaaaggaaaggaaaggaaaggaaaggaaaggaaaggaaaggaaaggaaaggaaaggaaaggaaaggaaaggaaaggactGCATTGGATTTGAAGCTGCCAGGTCAGCTCCAGATGTTCAACCAGACAATATCTATCTGCATGTAAAAAAattcctggttttggctggaatagagttaattttctttctagtagctggtatagtgctgtgttttggatttagaatgagaataatgttgataatatgttgatgttttagttgttgctaagtagtcaaggccttttcattttctcatgcCTTGTCAGgtacacaagaagctgggatGAGGAACaagcaggacagctgacccaaactggccaaaagGATATTCAATGCCATATGATGGtatgctcagtatatatttttggggaagaagaaggGTGTTTGGAGAAGGAAGATGTTTGGAGtcatggtgtttgtcttcccaagtaactgttacacATGATGGAGCCTTGCTTTCCTGGatatggctgaacacctgcctacAATGGGAAGCAgtaaattccttgttttgctttgtttgcatgtgttgcttttgctttacttattaaactgtgtttatctcaaccaatgagttttctcacttttgctcTTCAGATTCTCTCCCTCGTCCCACCAGTGCCAGactgagcaagcagctgtgtggtgcttagttgccacctggggttaaaccacaatgggaaaaaaataagatgtagAACAACTCTCAATCCCTCTTGACAAAGACTCAAGTGTTCCTCATGTTTGCAAAAGATAAGCAAACAAATGAATATGTGAAACCTTGCAGCTCCCCTGTGATTGTAAACTCCTTAGAGAAAGACATGGCAGTTTGGAACCAGCCAGAGCTCCTGtgcagaaagctgtgctgcagcagtgagtTGCAAGTCTAGGACAAGCCTGACTTCCCACAAGTTGCAAATGCTGTGGTGAGGAAATAGGAATGAAGATCAGCTGATGAGGTTCATTCCAGCATTAATTACTGACAAGTACACTTCCTACAGCATGCAAAATATTGTTAATTAGCAGCTGGAAATTTTTTGTCAGCATTATCAGCATGTTTCACACCTGTCTTAACATAGTTACCTCCCCTTTCAgcaggttttcctttctcacccCTTCAGCTTTGTTTGTGAAGGAATGGAAGGTGTGCTGGGTCAGAGCATGGGTTTAGTCCTCCTAACAGGGCTTTGAGTGGATGTGTGTAAGCATACCCAGTAAATGTCCTGCAAACTGTTTAGGAACTCACATTTCTCAGGTAGATTACATCTTCTAATGTCTTCTGTGGTTGAAATATATAATTTGGAAAACTTCTGGCTACCCTTGGGACATACAGGCAACATCCCATCCTCTCTTCCTGCAATGCAACTCTCTCCCTCCGCTCTCCCCACTATACAGGAAAATGTGCCATCCTTAAAGATCATTTTCTGTCAGAGCCACCTCCCCAGCACAACTTGATGTGGAGCAAGAGGAACACCTTTCCCCAAGAGTCTGTGGGGATGCTGCCCTCTAAGTGCTTCCTGCAGGCCCCAAGGTCCTCACAACTGCAGGATACGTTCTGTGTTTGTGAGGACATTTCCTGggagagacaaagcaaggcagggcctCAGAAACCTTCCTTACCTTCGAGGGAAAGGTCCTGAAAGGGGTCTGTTCAATATGTTCCACTGTACCTTTCCTCTAGGAATGGTGAAGTGTCACCATGTACCAGTCTTCACTAGTGGCTTTGGGAGGGGAGGCACCTTCTACTGCAGTAGAagctggacaagctggagaggACACAGTCCCCATGGCATGCTGGAATGGTAGGGACAAGGTTTTCTAGGACAGGAATGTGATAATACTGGCAGAATATGTGGACCAAGTACCAGAAAGGTCCCATGTAAGCAGGTGATATTGGCGTGGCCTCAGCTACTTGCACCTGTGCAATCCTCAGCTGGACACCCAAGGGCTTCTGTGTGACAGAGCGCATTacacccttctttcttcctccatccCTTTCTCCCTGTCGTGGTTGCAACCTCCCCTGAGCCACCTGAGCACCTGGGTGACCAGGCAAACAGGGTATATCAAGGAGAAACAATTCCCATTATGCAAATGTAGTGAGACAAAGCATTGAGGCACCCCCCCATGCTCCCAAAAGTCCTGCTGAATGGGAAAAGAGCCCCATTCTGTCTGAAAAAGGTAGCAATGTTCAGTCACCCCTGGCAGCTTAATGGACCTGTGGATGTACTGATACCTGGATCATAGCCCGAGTAGGATGGTACAGAACTATATAATCTGAAAAGTTCTGGACATAGATAAATGGTGGAAAGCACCACAAATTATCTGATCCTAAGTGTGGCCAGAGTGGAAATTTACTGACAAAAGGTAACGATCAATAAATGGTGATCCTAAACTAAGACCCTTTGAGCTCTCCTGGATTGCAGTGGGCTGTGATCAGAACCTCCCTCTGATGGGAAACCACCAGAGCTCACTTTGTGAAAACTCAACAATCATTTGCTGGTGATTCTGCAAGGATCTAAAGACCTAACTGAGTACAGTCTGCTAGCGAAGATAGATTTCGCAAGATTCTACGAGTGCTCATTAAGAAAGTCATACTAAAAGTAATTCCTAAACTCAAGAGGGAAATTTTAGCAATAGCTGTACCTACACATATATTACACATACATTAAAGACACATTACATGTATATTCACACATCCATGGTTTAATGTGtattagtgtgtgtgtgtgtgatttacAACCTTGTATGTGTGGGTTTTATCCCCATATTTATGTATGTGTTTATGTgcatgtaattttatttatctcttttgTAAGTATAGTGTGACCCTGCCATCATCAAATCTTTAATTAAGTTGCTATGTtgactataaaaaaaaaattgaactaaATTGCACAACTTCATTAATCACCTGTTGGAGTTATTGCAAATCATATATTAAACTGGTGATCTGCCTCAATAAATCTCAAATTGCTGCTACACCAAAATAGTGTTATAAATCCATTCCATGACACTGCCAGCTTGCTCCCTCCCCACTTGCCAGATGGGCTTTTGTTGCCGCTTCCTCAGGTGAGTGGGCTGTATCTCTGAGATGTGATTTGAGAATATTGCCAGCCTGTTCGTCCTTCTCCTCACTCTGGGAAGTCCCTGGGAGTCCTCAATACACAGTACTGATGTATCTGGAGCTTTATTCTACCCCAAGGTGCTCCAGATCTTCCTTACTGGGATGGAATCCAGCATCTCCTTGCTTAAGTCCACAGTTAATTTGTGTTGTGCATATTTGTGCATATGGATCTCTGTGAATACATGCAGGTGCACAACATCGTACATGTGTCCATGCAGATTTTCATGATCATGTGTATTTGTGTGTCCTTGTCTGTCATGAGGGAGTGTGTTATTCATGGCAGGGGCACTCTCCACTACTCTGTCCATGCGCATCACAAAGCAGCAAGTGCTCCAGATCAGGAGGACACTGAGTGCAGCTGAACAGTGATGACACTGACCTGGCGAAGAGCTGCCAAGTGCACAGACACTGAGTCCTAAGCTCTCCAGGTTGTCTGTTATATTATTCTCTGCTGAAGGAGCTATTTCAGTCTTTCCCCACATTTTGCTCTTCTGCTCCTGTCTcctgggctgggctgaaggaaggagagagtCCAGTTCCCAAGTGTCAGCACTCCTGCATCTTAGTAAATGAGACTGTAAGCACAGGAGCTGTTTTCCAGATAACATCCACCAGGGATGATGAAACAGTCGTGGGCAAACCTGGACAGTCACAGCATCTTGCCCCTGTGAGATGTCTGAGTTAGACCAGTTTCACTGAAGGTTTCACTTGGATGTCTTGTTTTTATCCTGATCTCACCTGTTGACATCACAAGCAAATGAAAGGAATTTCACAACCGAGAGACACAGAGATGCATGTAAAACATGCTCATGTGCATGTGCAAAGAGTTCACATATATACATGGTTATTTGGACACACCTTTATGTATCATCACAAGCACACATACACAGGTGTGTGTGCATATCTCGCACATATATAgatgaaaacacacacaatgtgcCTCCACAAGCAGGAATATGTACTCACAAGTGAGCATGTAGGCACTGAGTCTGGTTGGGGTGGAATTAATTTCCCCTATAGCAGCCCTCATAGTGGTAAACTATATTTGTAGCTGGAGTGATGTTGACAAAATGTCAATGTTTTGGTTACTGgtgagcagtgcttgcacagcagTAAAATTGTCTCTCCAACCCACCTTCCAAAAGACCAGTAGTCTTGGGGTGGGGTAGAGGTTGGGAGGGGAGATAACCAGGACAGCAGAACTGGACTGACCAAGGAGATATTCGATACCagatgacatcatgctcagcaacaAAATGCAAGAtaaaggggtggggggtgcattTATTGTTAAGGTGTTTGTCTTCCAAAGGAACCACCACACGTACTCTGGCCCTGCTTTACAGGAAGGGGCTGAAAATCCCCTGCTGATGGCAAGTAGTGAATAAatacttttgctttgttttgcttccacgtcttactttgcttttcttcattaaaatgtctttatctcaatccatcaatttttcaacttattttctccctctgccactgaggagggggagtgatagAACATCCTGGTGGACACCTGGCAACCAGACAAGGCTGACTCGCCCCAGTCTTTTTGGTGCTTAATGTGAGGCTCAAGACAAAAACAACTTTGAACTGAACAGGCGATAGCTGTAGCAGTTACTGATTTACAGGCCTTTGTATAGCACAGACAGTTTGCTTGCTGCACTGCTTATCCCTTTATTTTGCTAAGGTTGGGAACATGTTAATAGAACCAAATGCTCTGTGCTTGGTCCTGGCATTGGAGCCCTTGCAGTGTTGGGAGAGCTGTCTAGTGGGGAGGATGAGGGAATTCACATCCTTCTTCCCGTCTGAATTGTTTTGTTGTGCGGGCTGCAAGGACCTCATTTACCCTTGAGCTATTTAATTAACAGCTGTACTCATTAACACTGTTGACTTAATTTGGGgtttgtgggatatggtgtcatGCTGGCATAAGTGGAGACAACTTTTGGGTAATGTAATAGTGAAACATGCCCTGAGGTGGCTGGTTCCTGGGTGGCAGGGTGTATGGAAGAATTTAGTCAAGTTCCAAGGGCATTTATCACCTCTCATAGCCTAGAATTTTACACTTGAACAGGGTAGTAAATTGTAAATTTACTTATAAAATCCCTTGTATATTGACATGCCACTTGATAGAAGGGTGCCCTGCCTACCCCAGTGAAAACTAGCAGCTTTTAACGATATATTGAGGCTTGGCCTGTGTCTATCAAACAATGATTCAGTTCTGTCAGGGGCCAAAACACCCCTCAGAATGTCATGTTTGATTCATACATGTCATGTTTGATTGCTACATCTAAGAACACGATGGCTGAGACAGAGACCCAAACTTCATCTGAGGACACAATGATTGAGGAAAGGTCCCAAACACTAACTACGGTAATCATCCCTTTCAACCCAATGAATAAtgatctatgattctatcattctgtgatttaagATTTGAGTTGTGTTCTGTGGAAACATGTCCATTTGCATTCTTGACAGCATTTGGAGTAGACTCAAGGAACAGAATAGGCATTCTCTGACTGTGGAAGATTTGCCTGTCTATGTCAGGCACTGCAGGGGGACTATGGCTCGGCAGCCCTGTGCTCCCTGTCCTGTCCCACTTTTGTCCCACCCACCCCAACCCTTCAGCCTCCATGGACCACAGCCCCACCAAGCACCCCACTCCCACACTCTTGTTTCCTTGTTGCACCCTAACAGGGCCCATGAGGTGtctaaaagacatgtagatgtggcacttaggaacatggtttagtggtggcaTTGGAAGTGCTAGGTTGacggctggacttgatgatcttaaaggtcttttccaatcaaagtgattctaagattctatgattctataactaACAGACAATTCGGGTATTTGAACCAAGCAATTAAGATAGAGCCAATTAATAAACCAATGTATCCAGGAATTGCCACATATCCAATTAGGTGCAACAGGAGTCAACCTTTTCATGGTAATGGTGGGttccagcagagcagaaatgttagTCAGAACTCTTCCAGGTCCTTTCTGCTCTGGTCTACAATCCACACCTCAGCTCAGGCATGATCAGACCTttatctggggtgctgggttcTATCAATCAGAAACAGGGGCTGATTTGTTCCTCTGAGAGCAACAGAAATAATAGATTTAACCCACCACATCTTTGTTCCTTCGTTCTTGTCTGGACAGCTGATTCCTTCTCGTCATGTACTGGGTcatggaaaaggagaaacaagacATCTGTAACTGATCTCATTCCCCTGGGCTTCCCATTCCTCCCAAGGTGGACACATGGCCTCATGTGCCGTTATCTTCTCCATGTATCTTCTGAACCTGGTGGAGAATGACCTCCTCATTGTCACTGAGTGGAGCAATCAGCACCTGCAGatcttgcttcttttcttcatcctCATCAGTTTTCCTTTGTGGAGAGCAGGTACACCACCAATATTGTGCCAAAAATGATGAAGACTTTCTTTGttctgaggaaaatattttgtgttgtcTGCTGGCTGATACAATCAGTTTCATTTTTCCCATCTTCACGGCTATCACTGAGTTCATGATGCTCTCAGTGATGCCTTTTAATTGTGATGTCACCATATGCAAACTTCTCCATTCCAGCACTCCCATGAGAGAGAAAATCTGCTTCCTGAAAGCCTTAGTAGCGTGGGCATTGGGACTGTAATCATCTTCACACAGGTGGCTCTTTGCTGACTGGTGATTCTGAATCAAGAAAACCACTGTCAGGATCCAAATCCCCTGGCTTGGCCTTTGCTGATCCTGATACAACAGCCACCAACATTCTTGTGCATGTGCCTAATTAGACCAAAGGGCTGGAGAACCTGTCCTCTGAGGGAAGACTGAAGTTGTTTGGTCTTTTTCTCCCcggaaaagagaaggctcaagGGCATGTCGTAACAGTTTTTTAGTACTTAAAGGGTATCTAGAAAGAGGACAGAGGCTCTCTCATCACAAGGAGCCAGATAGAGAGGACAAGGGCCAGTGACTACAGGTGTTACTGGGAGAGATTGTGTCTTCAcataagaaatacattttttacattAAGAACAATCCTTCGCAGGAATGACCTCCCAGGTATGTGGTAGAGTCCCTGTCACTGGAAGTTACCAATATGTGATTGGACAGGGTGGTAGATAATCTCATCTCGTCTCTCTTTCCCATGAAAGATTGGATCAGATGAACTTTTCAAGTTGTGTGAGTTGAATTTGGCTGATCACCAGGTACCCTCCAAGCCATTATATTAGTCCTTCTCCTCAACTGGACAAGGggaaaaatacaatgaaaggCTCATGGATTGAGGTAAAGGACAGGGAGAACACTCAGAAAttactgtcatgggcaaaaGAGACTCGACTTGGGGATATTAATTTATTGCAAATTAATCACAGAgcaggataatgagaaataagaacaaatctAAAACCACCTTCCCTTCAGCTTTCCCGTCTTCCTGGGCTTGACTTCACTGCCAATTTCTCTACCTTCTGCCCCCTGAGTGGCACAGGAGGATGGAGAATGGGGGCTGCAGTCAGTTTTTCACATGTAGTCTCCACCACTCCTTTCTCCTCATTCTTCTCCCCTGCTCCACTGTGGGGTCCCACCCATGGGAGGCAGTCCTTCACAAAATTCCCCAAAATGGGTCCTTTCCATGGCCTTCATTTCTTTGTGAAGTGCTCCAGTGTATGTCATTTCCAAAGGGTGCAGTtgttcaggaacagactgctctaTCGTGCATCCTCCAaggggccacaggtcctgccagaagACCAGCTTTTCTCAACAATACTGCAGTTCCTGACAGGAAACTGTTCCAGTGCAGGCTCTTCACAGGGCCACAGCTTCCTTCATGGTACATCTACCTGATATGGGCTGAGGTCCTCTGCAGACTGCAGAGTGgatatctgctccaccatggtcCTCCGTGGGCTACAGTGGCACTACATGCaccaccacaggctgcaggggattCTCTGTTCTGGCATCTGAAGCACCTCATCCCCCTTCTTCTTCGCTCTCCTTGGTGTCTGCacagttgtttctctcacatattcccactcctctctcccagctgctcctGAACAACAGTTTTTATACCtccttaaatatgttatcacagaggcACAAGCAACGTTGCTGATTGACTCAGCTTTGGCCAGCAGTAGGTCTATCTTAGAGCCAACAGGAACTGGCTTCATCTGACATGAGAACAGATTCTGGTGTATGCTCACAGAAATCACCTCTGAAGACTCCTCTGCTAATAAAACCTTGCCATGTAAATGGAACACAATCTTCCAACCAGGACTTTTCAATATTCTGTGATGTTCTCGGTGATGTCTTTCAATGGCAGTGCTGCCGTATGCAAAGAGCTCCAATGCACCACTGTCATGACAAAGAAAATCTGCATTCTAAAAAAGTATATTACGATGAAGACTGCAGTTTATTACAGAGAAAATAGGATTCTGCATTGCTAATACCTTCTAAATTACTTTGTCACCTAGAGAGAACTATTCTGTAGACAGAATTAGCCAAGACTACAGATCTGGGAAGGCCCTGGATTGCATTTGGGGAGCAGTGGTGGTGTGAGCAGAGCTCAGGCTGGCCCTGCCTCAGAACGATTGGGAAACCAGGGAAGCTGAGTACCAATAGGGTCATCACAAGTGTTTGTATTCTGTTTGGATAGGTGCCTGTCCTGTACTGTGGAAGGTGACCAGTGCCCAGTGAGATGGACAAAgatggtgtttctgctctgaagaAGGGAAGAGCATAAGAGGAACTTAACATGGTCCATGGGTTGCTGTGTGCCTGAGCTGTCATTTTGAGGCTAGCAGAGCATTCAGGATTTCCTTTTCTGCACTCAGAAGACCAGGGATACATAAGAGATGAAACAATTCAAAGTATTACCCAGGGCTGGAGGCCAAGGTCTATAAAGGTATTTTCAAGTATCATTGAAAAACACACCTAAATGTTGTCATGAACAGTGAAGCCAAACACTGTTTGCACAAAATCAGGAAAGATGAACACCTGAAACAAACCATGAGAAGGCAGGTGGGTCACTGGACTCCAGAGAACCGAAGCTGCTGTAGGGATGCTCTGTACAATGCTGCTATCTGCCCAGTCACCCTCCACCTATAAATAGTGAGATGGTAGCTAGAAAATGCATCCTTggacactgggcactgttgtaGAGCTGTAGTGGCGCAAAAGGATGTTTGGTTCACATTGTGTAGCTTCAATGTGGCTGATACCAGTGCTAACTTGTGATTTACATCAATCCTTCCCATCTGCAGAGAAGCTGAACCCTGCCAGGGGTTAAAGAACTGTATGAGGAACCTATCTCATCTACATATGCCCATATGTTGCTGGCCATGAACACTAGACCAGGTGACAGAGGGAAAGGATTGAGAGATATGAAGCTGTGGGCTCTAAACAAGAATTGCTATTTCCCCGCcccactcctgccaccctgtgAAGCCATTTCCTCAATTCTGGCCAATGGCTGTGGAGCAGCCGTCAATGTCTTCCGCAGCTtcaagggaaaaggcaaaaaacaaaatccaccaCAGAGAGTCCagccctccccttcccccaccTTTTTCCCTGAGCAGACTAGAACAGTTGCCTCAGAACAAAGGACGAAAAGGCCCAGGCTTTTTTGCAGCACAACTTTAATGAGACTCAAGAAGAATAGGAAGTGGCTCACAAGGAACACCATAGGCAGCCACGAGGATGTAGTGAAACTCCTGCAGGGTATAAGTCTGCCTGCCTTGAACACGGAGGGGTGCTACTGGTCTCAACTAGGCTGGgcttggaaaacagaaagagtagggaaaacagagagatgggagaggaaaaaggaaacaatggTTCAAAGCTCTGAATGCAATGCCATGAAGCTCTATCTCATTTCAAGGACCATGTTACAAGGTCTTGGGAGTTTCTTGCCCAAGGATGTTGCCAGCATCTTTAGCAGGGGCGACATCTGTTGCCACAGTAGCGGCTGGTAATGCAGGAGAGGTCAAAGCCCCCAGAGTTGATGGGCACTCCCTcacagctgaggatgctgccaacagcagcggaggtggaggagcccacaACGGTGTTctgtgggaaggagctgaggatggggccaggcagggtcaccaccacaggGGACGGCTGGATGACGACGTTGGAGCTctggcactgcctgacacagggctcattgcagctgttggccagtggGGTTgggccacagggctggcagggcagacACGGGTTGCAGCAGGACATGTCTCTGGGACTGAGGTTCACCTGGGAGACAGCACAggagaaggaagcagaacaTGAGGGCTTGAGCatgagaagcagcactgcaTCTAACCACAATGGAGCCAAGGTACATCCCGGGACAGCATACCCTGCCCAGCTCAAATGCCGGGAGTCACCTCCACTAAGTCCCAGCTCCCAACCCATGGCCAAGACAGACCCTATGAGCAGAGACACACATTGAGGAAAGACACCTGATcctgaagaggaggagaagaggctTCGCACTCACCTGATTCCCAAGGAGAAGGAGGCGAGAGAAGTCAGTGAGAAAGCAGAGAGTTGGGCTGCCTTTTATAGGAGTCCTGCACTGCCTCAGGCCCAGGTACTCTTTGTGGAAGTAATAATTTTCTGACAAGCTCATGTTGAATGTAAAACACATCAGCTAATGGTATGGGTTGTGTCGTGGTTTCCTGGACTGCCGCCTTTTCATTTCCTGGCGTCTGCTAAGTGCTTTCCC
Encoded here:
- the LOC106145918 gene encoding feather keratin Cos1-1/Cos1-3/Cos2-1 yields the protein MSLSENYYFHKEYLGLRQCRTPIKGSPTLCFLTDFSRLLLLGNQVNLSPRDMSCCNPCLPCQPCGPTPLANSCNEPCVRQCQSSNVVIQPSPVVVTLPGPILSSFPQNTVVGSSTSAAVGSILSCEGVPINSGGFDLSCITSRYCGNRCRPC